One window from the genome of Gemmatimonadaceae bacterium encodes:
- the icd gene encoding isocitrate dehydrogenase (NADP(+)) gives MATYKFAKVPSGGERIGYEGGALRVPNNPIIPYVEGDGTGADIWKASVRVFDAAIEKAYGSERRVHWMEVFAGEKAYTNHGDWLPQETVDAMQDFRVSIKGPLTTPVGGGIRSLNVTLRQVLDLYACIRPVRYFEGVGSPMREPQKLNIVVFRENTEDVYAGIEWKAGSPEANKVREFLVSNFDVDIREGSALGIKPMSEFGSKRLIEMAIRYALKHCLPSVTLMHKGNIMKFTEGAFRDWGYDLARTKFAESTVTEADLSKGGIGARADAVVVKDRIADSMFQQLLLRPDEYSVIATPNLNGDYVSDAAAAQVGGLGMAPGGNIGNGLAVFEATHGTAPKYANLDKINPGSVILSGVMMFEYMGWTEVAERIVRGTENAIRSRRVTYDLARQMPGSTEVSTSEFGNQVIKGMGS, from the coding sequence ATTATCCCATACGTCGAGGGCGACGGGACTGGCGCTGATATCTGGAAAGCTTCGGTGCGAGTCTTCGACGCCGCCATCGAGAAGGCGTATGGGAGCGAGCGCCGCGTCCATTGGATGGAGGTCTTTGCGGGGGAGAAGGCGTACACCAACCATGGTGACTGGCTCCCGCAGGAGACCGTCGACGCGATGCAGGACTTCCGTGTGTCGATCAAGGGTCCGCTCACGACGCCCGTGGGTGGCGGCATTCGTTCACTGAACGTGACGCTGCGCCAGGTCTTGGATCTTTATGCCTGCATTCGTCCGGTGCGCTACTTCGAGGGCGTCGGAAGTCCGATGCGAGAGCCGCAGAAGCTCAACATCGTCGTCTTCCGCGAGAATACGGAGGACGTATACGCAGGTATCGAGTGGAAAGCCGGGAGCCCCGAAGCGAACAAGGTACGAGAGTTCCTCGTCTCGAACTTCGACGTCGACATTCGTGAGGGCTCGGCGCTCGGTATCAAGCCGATGTCCGAGTTCGGCTCGAAGCGCCTGATCGAGATGGCGATTCGTTACGCACTGAAGCACTGCCTCCCCTCCGTGACGCTGATGCACAAGGGGAACATCATGAAATTCACCGAGGGCGCGTTCCGCGATTGGGGCTACGATCTCGCGCGGACGAAGTTCGCGGAAAGCACGGTCACCGAAGCCGATCTGTCGAAGGGCGGAATCGGTGCGCGTGCGGACGCGGTCGTGGTGAAGGACCGCATTGCCGACTCGATGTTCCAGCAGCTCCTGCTGCGCCCTGATGAGTATTCTGTAATCGCGACGCCGAACCTCAACGGCGACTATGTCTCCGACGCCGCTGCGGCCCAGGTCGGCGGGCTCGGTATGGCCCCTGGCGGCAACATTGGCAACGGGCTGGCCGTCTTCGAGGCGACCCATGGTACCGCCCCCAAGTACGCGAATCTCGACAAGATCAATCCAGGCAGCGTGATCCTCTCCGGCGTGATGATGTTCGAGTACATGGGGTGGACCGAAGTGGCAGAGCGAATCGTCCGCGGGACGGAGAACGCGATTCGCTCGCGCCGGGTTACTTACGATCTCGCGCGACAGATGCCTGGCTCGACCGAGGTTTCGACGTCGGAATTTGGCAACCAGGTAATCAAGGGGATGGGGTCTTGA